The following nucleotide sequence is from Streptobacillus canis.
TCTGAATTAGAATTAAGAAAGATAATAAGAAATTGCAATGAAAATATTAACTTCATATATCTTCTTAACGGTGAAGAAGCACCTAAATTAACAAGATTACAAAATTTTATTGAGAGATATAAAGAAGATATCATAGATTTACTTTATCAATTTGTATCAATATTAATATAAATGAAAATGAAGTATTTATTGATGGAACAAAGATAGAAGCTTTTTCGT
It contains:
- a CDS encoding transposase — its product is MESKDLKKGRKPKNSLDVMFKIILLYAFYSELELRKIIRNCNENINFIYLLNGEEAPKLTRLQNFIERYKEDIIDLLYQFVSILI